The Xylophilus rhododendri region AGGAAGGCATCGCCGGCATCAGCGATGAACGGCAGCGCCTGTGCCTGGCGCTGTCGCTGTGGAATGGCCGCGATCCGATCCTGAAGGAGAACTTCTTCGGCCTCTCGAACGCCCAGGGCAACCACGGCGAAGATGTGAAGGAGGTGTGGCACTACCTGGACAACACCCCCGACCATCGCTGGATGGCCATGCGCTACCGCTATCCGCAGGCCGCCTTCCCCTACGAGCAGCTGATCCGCGAAAACGCCGCCCGCGACCGCGACCAGCCGGAATACGAGCTGGCCGACACCGGCGTCTTCGCGCAGAACCGCTTCTTCGACATCGATGTCGAGATCGCCAAGCCCGGCGCCACCGAAGTCCTGCTGCGCTACACCGTTCATAACCGCGGGCCCACCGACGAGACCCTGCACCTGCTGCCCACCCTGTGGTTCCGAGCCGACCCGGACCGGCCTGCGGGTGAACCGCCCTGCATCGCAGGCGGCGCCGGCCAGGCCATCGCCAGCCATTGCACCCTGGGCCGTTATGCGCTGGAGGTCGAGGGCGTGGACGCCTCGGCCTGGCTCTTCACCGACAACAGCAGCAACCTCGAGCGCCTGCAGTCCCTGGGCGCGCAAGGCAATCCGCAGATGCTGCCGGCCGATGCCGAGGGCGGCTTCTGGAAGGACGGCATCCACGAGCGGGTGGTACATGGCCGCACCGACGCCGTGCGCAGCCGCCCCTACGGCACCCGGGCCGCGGCCTGGCGTCAGATCCGGGTGCCGGCCGGCGCCAGCGTGGCGGTGCGCGCGCGGCTGGTAGCGCTGCCGGACTCGGGCCAGCTGGCACCAGCGGCCTTCGGCGCCGCCTTCGATGCCATCCTGCAGCAGCGCCGCGAAGCCGCCGACGCCTTCTACGCCGCCCGCCAGGACAGCACCCGCGACGCACACTGCCTGGCCCTGCAGCGCCAGGCCTGGGCCGGCCTGCTGTGGAACAAGCAGTACTACAGCTACGAGATCCGCCGCTGGCTCGATGGCGACCCCGGCGCGCCCCCGCCGCCGGCCGAGCGCCAGCATGGCCGCAATGCCGCATGGGACCACCTGCGCGCCCACGACATCCTGCTGATGCCCGACAAATGGGAGTACCCCTGGTTCGCCAGCTGGGACCTGGCCTTCCACAGCATCGCCATCGCCCCGGTGGACCCGGCCCTGGCCAAGCGCCAGATCACCATGCTGCTGCATGACCGCTACATGCATCCCAACGGCCAGCTGCCGGCCTACGAATGGAACTTCTCGGACGTGAACCCGCCGGTGCATGCCATGGCCGCCTGGAAGGTCTACCAGCGCGACGCCGCCATCATCGGCACGCCCGACCGCGATTTCCTGCGCCATGTGCTGCACCGGCTGATGCTCAACTTCACCTGGTGGGTCAACCGCGAGGACGCGCGCGGCAACAACATCTTCGAGGGCGGTTTCCTGGGCCTGGACAACGTCAACATCTTCGACCGCAGTCAGCCCCTGCCCGGCGGCGGCGAACTCGAGCAGGCCGACGGCACCAGCTGGATGGCCATGTACGCCCTCAACCTGATGCGCATCGCCATGGAGCTGGCGCAGGACGACACGGTCTACGAAGACCTGGCGATCAAGTTCTCCGAGCACTTCTTCCACATCGCCGGCGCCATGGCCAACATGGCCAACACCGACGGCCTGGGCCTGTGGGACGAGGAGGACGGCTTCTACTACGACATGCTGCGCCTGCCCGATGGCAGCGCAAGGCGCCTGAAGCTGCGCACCATCGCCGGCCTGGTGCCCTTCTTCGCGGTGGAGGTGCTGGATGACGCACGCATGGAAAAACTCCAGCACCTGCGCGCCCACCTCGACGCCCTGCTGCACCGCCGCCCCGACCTCGACGCCCTGGTCAGCCACTGGCGCGAGCCCAGCCGCGCCCCCGGCGCCGCGCCCGACGACAGCGCCGCGCCCGCCGCCGAAGGCCACACCCACCTCTTCAGCCTGCTGCGCGGCCACCGCATGAAACGCGTGCTGAACCGCCTGCTCGACGAGAACGAGTTCCTATCGCCCCACGGCCTGCGTTCCGTCAGCAAGGCCTACGAGGCCGATGCCTTCGATTTCTCCATCGGCGACTCGCGCTATGCCCTGCACTACACCCCCGCCGAAAGCGACAGCGGCATGTTCGGCGGCAACAGCAACTGGCGCGGGCCGGTGTGGCTGCCGCTGAACTTCCTGATCGTGGAATCGCTGCGGCGCTTCCACGCCTACTACGGCGACGAATTCCGGGTCGAATGCCCGACCGGCTCCGGACGGCAGCACACCTTGTGCGAAGTGGCCGACTTCCTGCAGGACCGGCTGCTGTCCCTCTACCGCCCCGGTCCCGACGGCTCCCTGCCCGGCAACGGCAGGCCGGGGGAATGCGCCGACGCAACCGATGGCGCCAGCCCCGCGCCGCTGCTCTTCCACGAGTACTTCCACGGCGATACCGGCCTGGGCCTGGGCGCCGCGCACCAGACGGGGTGGACCGCGTTGCTGGCCTTGCTCTGAGCGTCCCCGTTCGCTCGCCATAAAATGTCCAAAATTTTGGACAAATTTATAGGGTGAAAATGAGCACCTTGATCGATATCGGCCAAGCCGTCCGCGCCCGCCGCACGGCACTGGGACTCTCCCAGAGCCAGCTGGCGCATCTGAGCGGGCTCTCTCGCCAGACCCTGGTCGGGCTGGAGAACGGACGTCTGGCGGACCTCGGCGTGAACCGGGTAGCCCAGGTCACCTCCGTACTGGGTCTCGCGTCGGCGCCCCTCAACACACAGGTGCGCAGCAAGAAGCGCGGCCTGTGGATGGCCGCCAAGACGGCCAGCGTGAGCTACG contains the following coding sequences:
- a CDS encoding MGH1-like glycoside hydrolase domain-containing protein, translated to MTLPAPPTPAEPAIPSDEQPWLLWGPYLSERQWGTVREDCSASGDAWAAVDHDMSRSFAYRWGEEGIAGISDERQRLCLALSLWNGRDPILKENFFGLSNAQGNHGEDVKEVWHYLDNTPDHRWMAMRYRYPQAAFPYEQLIRENAARDRDQPEYELADTGVFAQNRFFDIDVEIAKPGATEVLLRYTVHNRGPTDETLHLLPTLWFRADPDRPAGEPPCIAGGAGQAIASHCTLGRYALEVEGVDASAWLFTDNSSNLERLQSLGAQGNPQMLPADAEGGFWKDGIHERVVHGRTDAVRSRPYGTRAAAWRQIRVPAGASVAVRARLVALPDSGQLAPAAFGAAFDAILQQRREAADAFYAARQDSTRDAHCLALQRQAWAGLLWNKQYYSYEIRRWLDGDPGAPPPPAERQHGRNAAWDHLRAHDILLMPDKWEYPWFASWDLAFHSIAIAPVDPALAKRQITMLLHDRYMHPNGQLPAYEWNFSDVNPPVHAMAAWKVYQRDAAIIGTPDRDFLRHVLHRLMLNFTWWVNREDARGNNIFEGGFLGLDNVNIFDRSQPLPGGGELEQADGTSWMAMYALNLMRIAMELAQDDTVYEDLAIKFSEHFFHIAGAMANMANTDGLGLWDEEDGFYYDMLRLPDGSARRLKLRTIAGLVPFFAVEVLDDARMEKLQHLRAHLDALLHRRPDLDALVSHWREPSRAPGAAPDDSAAPAAEGHTHLFSLLRGHRMKRVLNRLLDENEFLSPHGLRSVSKAYEADAFDFSIGDSRYALHYTPAESDSGMFGGNSNWRGPVWLPLNFLIVESLRRFHAYYGDEFRVECPTGSGRQHTLCEVADFLQDRLLSLYRPGPDGSLPGNGRPGECADATDGASPAPLLFHEYFHGDTGLGLGAAHQTGWTALLALL
- a CDS encoding helix-turn-helix domain-containing protein translates to MSTLIDIGQAVRARRTALGLSQSQLAHLSGLSRQTLVGLENGRLADLGVNRVAQVTSVLGLASAPLNTQVRSKKRGLWMAAKTASVSYASELTPEILGKALVSGEAPPTFIPHLVHLLDEAPVSMLVMAVEEAAAQAHVSPKTVWPQMARLAQSLSVHRKSVWT